From Flavobacterium sp. 102, a single genomic window includes:
- a CDS encoding DUF3822 family protein, translated as MWQNTSVVDKTYRKLAIQVSLNGLSFVTFDTILNKPLALKTISMGKVNVTSKIEDLFAEAFQNNPELKAGYDDIVIVHSNNLSTFVPTALFDEEYLGSYLQFNTKVFETDFFAFDELANYEMNNVYIPYVNMNNYFIDQFGTFDYKHANSILVQKLLEVSRNNEERKMFVHVSDSHFEIVIVQNQKLQLFNTFDYKTAEDFIYYILFTAEQLHLNPESFKLEMLGKITEGDALYTIAYKYVRNVSLFDMSSIQNQFTETENREHFILLHS; from the coding sequence ATGTGGCAAAACACCAGCGTTGTAGATAAAACTTATCGAAAACTAGCGATTCAGGTTTCCCTGAATGGTTTGTCGTTTGTGACCTTTGATACGATACTCAACAAACCTTTGGCACTCAAAACCATTTCGATGGGCAAAGTCAATGTGACTTCTAAAATCGAAGACTTGTTTGCTGAAGCTTTTCAAAACAATCCCGAACTCAAAGCCGGTTATGATGATATCGTGATTGTTCACAGTAACAATCTTTCGACCTTTGTACCAACAGCTTTGTTTGACGAAGAATATTTAGGAAGCTATTTGCAATTCAATACCAAAGTTTTTGAAACTGATTTTTTTGCCTTTGACGAATTGGCAAACTACGAAATGAACAATGTTTACATTCCGTATGTGAATATGAACAATTATTTCATTGACCAATTTGGTACTTTTGATTACAAACATGCCAATAGTATTTTGGTCCAAAAATTACTCGAAGTTTCCCGAAACAATGAAGAACGCAAGATGTTTGTACATGTGAGCGACAGTCATTTTGAAATCGTGATTGTTCAAAATCAGAAATTACAACTTTTCAACACTTTTGATTATAAAACCGCTGAAGATTTTATTTACTACATCCTATTCACTGCAGAACAACTGCATTTGAATCCGGAAAGTTTTAAATTAGAAATGTTGGGCAAAATTACAGAAGGCGATGCGCTTTACACTATCGCTTATAAATATGTGCGTAACGTTTCGTTGTTTGACATGAGTTCGATACAGAATCAATTCACCGAAACCGAAAACCGCGAGCACTTTATACTTTTACACTCATGA
- a CDS encoding ATP-dependent RecD-like DNA helicase produces the protein MTSSQFYSLLRQQFPFQPTVKQDIFFQQIAVFLTNTNAAEIFVLKGYAGTGKTTVISTIVNNLIEVDKKYVLLAPTGRAAKVIANYSNKPAFTIHKKIYFPKKGSGGGVSFTMQSNKHKNTIFIVDESSMISDVNTEAKLYENGSLLDDLMSYVYNGNNCKLILLGDTAQLPPVQLDVSPALDTNALSMHYNKEVFSIELDEVMRQEEKSGILFNATELREILKSSFVDTFQFNLKGFKDIVRLTDGFDIQDAIQSAYSNYSIEDTCFIVRSNKRANQYNQQIRTRILDKESELSVGDYLMVVKNNYFWLKETDEAGFIANGDIAEVLEIFSFKELYGFNFAKVKIRMVDYPNQKPFETIVLLDTITSESPSLTYEESNRLYQEVMKDYEGEPQYRKFQKVKSNEYFNALQVKFSYAITCHKSQGGQWNTVFIEQPYLPNGIDVDYVRWLYTAVTRAKDKLYLIGFKEESFEE, from the coding sequence ATGACTTCTTCCCAGTTTTACAGCCTTTTACGCCAACAGTTTCCGTTTCAGCCGACTGTAAAACAGGACATTTTTTTCCAACAGATTGCTGTTTTTTTGACCAATACCAATGCAGCCGAAATTTTTGTTTTAAAAGGTTACGCCGGAACCGGAAAAACCACCGTGATTTCTACCATTGTCAATAATTTAATCGAAGTCGATAAAAAATATGTGTTGTTAGCGCCAACAGGTCGTGCGGCCAAAGTCATTGCCAATTATTCGAACAAACCGGCGTTTACCATTCACAAGAAAATCTATTTTCCTAAAAAGGGAAGTGGTGGCGGCGTTTCGTTTACGATGCAAAGCAACAAACATAAAAACACCATTTTCATAGTCGATGAATCGTCGATGATTTCGGATGTGAATACCGAAGCGAAATTGTATGAAAACGGTTCATTGCTCGATGATTTGATGTCCTACGTTTACAACGGAAACAATTGTAAACTGATTCTTCTGGGCGATACAGCTCAGTTACCACCGGTGCAATTGGATGTTAGTCCGGCGCTTGATACCAATGCGTTGTCGATGCATTATAACAAAGAAGTTTTTTCGATTGAATTGGATGAAGTCATGCGTCAAGAAGAGAAATCGGGGATTTTATTCAATGCCACCGAATTGCGGGAGATTTTGAAAAGCAGTTTTGTCGATACGTTTCAGTTTAATTTAAAAGGTTTCAAAGACATTGTTCGTTTGACTGATGGTTTTGATATTCAAGATGCAATCCAAAGTGCTTACAGTAATTACAGTATTGAAGATACTTGTTTTATTGTGCGTTCCAATAAAAGAGCGAACCAATACAACCAGCAAATTCGAACCAGAATTCTCGACAAAGAAAGCGAGCTTTCCGTAGGCGATTATTTAATGGTGGTGAAGAACAATTATTTTTGGCTCAAAGAAACCGACGAAGCCGGATTTATTGCCAATGGTGATATCGCAGAAGTTTTGGAGATTTTCAGTTTCAAAGAATTGTACGGATTTAATTTCGCCAAAGTCAAAATAAGAATGGTCGATTACCCGAATCAAAAACCCTTTGAAACCATAGTTTTATTGGACACGATTACCAGCGAATCGCCGTCATTGACTTATGAAGAAAGCAATCGTTTGTACCAAGAAGTCATGAAAGATTACGAAGGTGAACCACAGTATCGAAAATTTCAAAAAGTTAAAAGCAACGAATATTTCAACGCACTTCAGGTGAAATTCTCTTACGCCATTACTTGTCATAAATCCCAAGGCGGACAATGGAATACAGTCTTTATCGAACAACCTTATTTACCCAATGGCATTGATGTGGATTATGTGCGCTGGTTGTATACAGCCGTTACACGTGCTAAAGATAAATTGTATTTGATAGGGTTTAAGGAGGAGAGTTTTGAAGAATAG
- a CDS encoding spermidine synthase, with amino-acid sequence MLRRLFSYFVPINIHKKNSGVSKTLEVTWNNGQLVLDSKNTNYSYGSLQRILRKGLKYIGFERIKKFESILVLGVAGGSVIKTLVDEIKFTGKITGVEIDQNIVDIANQYFKLNEIPNLEIVIDDAFEFVLKTKAKYDLIIIDIFQDTTMPNFLFEDFFINRINELLNTNGFILFNTMVINKKDEERNLAYKNKFGGNYSLRMYPKVETHNELFTIKKLN; translated from the coding sequence ATGCTTCGAAGACTGTTCAGCTATTTTGTACCTATTAACATTCACAAGAAAAACTCAGGTGTGAGCAAAACACTGGAAGTCACTTGGAACAATGGACAATTGGTTTTGGACAGTAAAAATACCAATTATTCTTATGGCAGTTTGCAAAGAATTTTGCGCAAAGGACTAAAATACATAGGTTTTGAACGGATTAAGAAATTCGAAAGCATATTGGTTTTAGGCGTTGCCGGCGGAAGTGTGATTAAAACATTGGTTGACGAAATTAAATTTACCGGAAAAATCACCGGCGTTGAAATTGACCAAAACATCGTTGACATTGCCAATCAATACTTTAAACTCAATGAAATTCCCAATTTGGAAATCGTGATTGATGACGCTTTTGAATTTGTTTTAAAGACTAAAGCCAAATACGATTTGATCATCATTGATATTTTTCAAGATACGACGATGCCTAATTTCTTATTTGAAGATTTCTTTATCAACCGAATTAACGAATTGCTTAACACTAATGGGTTTATTTTGTTCAATACAATGGTAATAAACAAAAAGGATGAAGAAAGAAATTTGGCTTATAAAAACAAATTCGGCGGGAATTATTCGCTGCGAATGTATCCCAAAGTAGAAACACATAATGAATTGTTCACCATCAAAAAACTAAATTAA
- the kdsB gene encoding 3-deoxy-manno-octulosonate cytidylyltransferase gives MKIIAVIPARYASTRFPAKLMQDLGGKTVILRTYEAAVNTGLFQDVFVVTDSILIYDEIINNGGKAIMSVKEHESGSDRIAEAVENLDVDIVVNVQGDEPFINAAPLSKVIEVFLNDFEKKVDLASLMFEITDQDDINNPNNVKVVTDQNGFALYFSRSVIPYPREVNVGVRYMKHIGIYAFRKEALLAFYHLPMKSLEASEKLEQLRYLEFGKRIRMVETTHVGIGIDTPEDLEKARKML, from the coding sequence ATGAAAATCATCGCCGTCATTCCAGCCCGATATGCATCCACCCGTTTTCCTGCCAAACTCATGCAGGATTTAGGCGGAAAAACTGTTATTCTCCGCACTTATGAAGCAGCGGTCAATACCGGTTTGTTTCAGGATGTTTTTGTCGTGACTGATTCGATTCTAATCTATGACGAAATCATCAATAATGGAGGTAAAGCCATTATGAGCGTCAAAGAACACGAAAGCGGCAGCGATCGAATTGCTGAAGCGGTAGAGAATTTAGACGTTGATATAGTCGTAAATGTGCAAGGCGACGAACCTTTTATCAATGCGGCGCCATTGTCCAAAGTCATCGAAGTATTCTTGAATGATTTTGAGAAAAAAGTCGATTTGGCTTCGCTCATGTTTGAAATTACAGACCAAGATGATATCAATAATCCTAATAATGTGAAGGTTGTGACTGACCAAAATGGTTTTGCGCTCTATTTTTCACGTTCAGTGATTCCTTATCCAAGAGAAGTTAATGTAGGTGTTCGGTATATGAAACACATCGGGATTTATGCTTTCCGTAAAGAAGCGTTGTTGGCTTTCTATCATTTGCCCATGAAATCTTTGGAAGCATCTGAGAAATTGGAACAATTGCGCTATTTAGAATTTGGCAAACGAATCAGAATGGTCGAAACCACGCATGTTGGTATCGGAATTGATACCCCTGAAGATTTAGAGAAAGCCAGAAAAATGCTTTAA
- a CDS encoding 1-acyl-sn-glycerol-3-phosphate acyltransferase → MKATLYKFIFFRILGWKLLGTINPDIKKCVMMVMPHTCNFDFFIGLLCRGIIGLEMNFVGKKELFTFPFGYYFRSIGGAPLDRTGGKNNVDATVEVFNSRDVFRMAIAPEGTRKKVTQLRTGFYYIAYKANVPIIPIAFDYAKKEVRIGQPISLSGNYEEDIKIILPHFKGAQGKFPERQFQV, encoded by the coding sequence ATGAAAGCGACACTTTACAAATTTATTTTTTTCCGAATATTAGGCTGGAAATTATTAGGAACTATAAACCCTGATATCAAAAAATGTGTCATGATGGTCATGCCGCATACTTGCAATTTTGATTTCTTTATAGGTTTACTTTGCCGCGGTATCATTGGTTTGGAGATGAATTTTGTCGGCAAAAAGGAGTTGTTCACTTTTCCTTTTGGGTATTATTTCAGAAGTATAGGCGGTGCGCCATTAGACCGAACCGGCGGAAAGAATAATGTAGATGCTACTGTGGAAGTTTTCAATTCACGTGACGTTTTCAGAATGGCGATTGCTCCGGAAGGCACTCGTAAAAAAGTAACCCAACTCAGAACAGGTTTTTATTACATCGCTTACAAAGCCAATGTTCCCATTATTCCTATCGCTTTTGATTACGCTAAAAAGGAAGTGAGAATTGGTCAACCCATATCGCTTTCCGGTAATTATGAAGAAGATATTAAAATAATTTTGCCCCATTTTAAAGGCGCTCAAGGTAAATTTCCGGAACGGCAATTTCAAGTCTGA
- a CDS encoding potassium channel family protein translates to MGFFKKLLIGKVSEDYNPKYNPIERRILNIKSIWNNDHQDDNGIEKIFRLFLSITQLLFPGIYVKTLACRIGYAYKDLAMDIYILLKALFPLLILVNDWQNKPYLITILVYLILETILYIPTLIFASDLFATPRSYKRSMLLLFFNYLEVVIAFGVFYTLGNNTNIPFGHWSDAVYFSLMTSNTIGYGDYFPVTTFGKFLASVQAMFFLSFVILFLNFFSTKVKSKGYFNNDNEDI, encoded by the coding sequence ATGGGTTTCTTTAAAAAATTACTGATTGGGAAAGTATCAGAAGACTATAATCCCAAATACAATCCAATTGAAAGAAGAATTCTCAACATCAAATCGATTTGGAACAACGACCATCAGGACGATAACGGAATTGAAAAAATATTTCGATTGTTTCTCTCAATTACGCAACTATTGTTTCCGGGTATTTATGTAAAAACTTTAGCTTGTAGAATTGGTTATGCCTATAAAGATTTGGCGATGGACATTTATATATTGCTGAAAGCTCTTTTTCCCTTATTGATTTTGGTAAATGATTGGCAAAACAAACCTTACTTGATTACAATTTTGGTTTATCTCATTTTAGAAACGATTCTTTACATTCCAACCTTGATATTTGCATCGGATTTGTTTGCGACGCCACGTTCTTACAAGCGTTCAATGCTGCTGTTGTTTTTTAATTATTTAGAAGTGGTTATTGCCTTTGGCGTGTTTTATACTTTAGGCAACAATACCAATATTCCTTTTGGTCATTGGTCAGATGCGGTTTATTTCAGTCTAATGACTTCCAATACTATTGGTTATGGTGATTATTTTCCGGTGACTACTTTTGGGAAATTTTTGGCTTCAGTCCAAGCCATGTTTTTCTTATCGTTTGTAATTTTGTTCCTGAATTTCTTTTCGACAAAAGTCAAATCAAAAGGCTACTTTAATAACGATAACGAAGATATTTAA